A portion of the Mytilus galloprovincialis chromosome 12, xbMytGall1.hap1.1, whole genome shotgun sequence genome contains these proteins:
- the LOC143055319 gene encoding uncharacterized protein LOC143055319, with protein sequence MLLYLMIISLIFQCVSGFLVDSTTPKYAGVITDKHYIAVIDLLMEERQARHLLEHVVTSLQQTVQSLEQKDISKHAKDISALQLQVNGLVATCSLSQNNFGVLEGKFKDLEMNYTLLKDENKKLSQDVATLKQTQSVVSMEHLKQQVQATSNKVNQLKYNNMVRNQDIIAISNITRQNQLDVKTLGHKLTQQITSIESEFREKSQNDTVVHKELTNALDLKIANLETNQTFLGIQVAAIAQKTYPVALTAWNAGGDVSIGSEIKFNEVKTSTGIRNLSAIHSTGTFTAEEDGVYMIAVTVNSGTNDSGFEIHKNNITLSQVYIQGKVGDNDQSGTSVVSTELRMGDLISVLASAGDRKQGIVHVDKGWSTLSIIKI encoded by the exons ATGCTCCTTTATTTAATGATAATTTCCCTCATCTTTCAATGCGTAAGTGGATTTTTGGTTGACAGCACAACGCCCAAATATGCTGGCGTTATAACTGACAAACATTATATTGCCGTCATTGATTTGCTAATGGAGGAAAGACAAGCACGACATCTCTTAGAGCATGTTGTTACTAGCCTACAACAGACAGTGCAGTCTCTTGAACAAAAGGATATATCGAAGCATGCGAAAGATATTTCGGCCTTGCAGTTGCAAGTCAATGGTCTAGTTGCTACGTGCAGTTTAAGTCAAAACAATTTTGGAGTTTTAGAAGGCAAATTCAAAGACTTGGAAATGAACTATACTTTGTTGAAGGATGAAAACAAGAAACTATCACAAGACGTTGCAACCCTGAAACAAACCCAATCAGTTGTCAGCATGGAACATTTAAAACAGCAAGTACAGGCAACATCAAACAAAGTGAACCAACTCAAATACAACAATATGGTGAGGAATCAAGATATTATTGCAATTTCGAATATAACCCGTCAGAATCAGTTGGATGTCAAAACTCTTGGCCACAAACTTACCCAGCAAATCACATCAATTGAAAGCGAATTCCGAGAAAAATCCCAAAATG ACACAGTTGTTCACAAAGAGTTAACAAATGCGCTAGACTTGAAAATAGCCAATTTGGAAACTAATCAGACTTTTCTGGGTATCCAAGTAGCAGCAATAGCACAGAAAACTTATCCAG TTGCTCTCACTGCCTGGAATGCAGGCGGGGATGTTTCAATTGGAAGTGAAATAAAATTCAATGAAGTGAAGACATCGACCGGAATACGTAACCTGTCGGCAATTCATTCAACTGGAACCTTTACAGCAGAAGAAGATGGTGTATACATGATTGCAGTTACAGTGAACTCTGGTACTAACGATTCGGGgttcgaaattcataaaaacAACATAACTTTATCTCAAGTTTATATCCAAGGAAAAGTCGGAGATAATGATCAGAGTGGAACAAGTGTGGTTTCAACTGAACTACGCATGGGGGATTTAATAAGTGTTCTAGCATCTGCTGGAGACCGGAAACAAGGCATTGTTCATGTTGACAAGGGTTGGTCGACATTATCtatcattaaaatataa